A part of Bosea sp. (in: a-proteobacteria) genomic DNA contains:
- a CDS encoding SDR family oxidoreductase → MTTGQGARLDGKIALVTGGTQGLGEAIACLFAERGAAGIVICGRNAERGEAVRQRLAALGAEAVFVRADLARVADARAVVAAADSRFGRVDVLVNAAGLTDRGTILDTTQARFDELFDVNVRAPFFLMQEAARIMLREGIAGSIINIQSMSAHGGQPFLAAYSSSKGALATLTRNTAHALIRHRIRVNGLNIGWMNTPGEERVMRQYHGAQDGWLEKAVQDRPFGRLIDPAEVARTCAWLASAESGLMTGANIDLDQTVVGVGAEPLEP, encoded by the coding sequence ATGACGACAGGGCAAGGCGCGCGCCTCGATGGCAAGATAGCGCTGGTGACCGGCGGCACGCAGGGGCTGGGCGAGGCCATTGCCTGCCTGTTTGCCGAGCGCGGCGCAGCCGGAATCGTCATCTGCGGACGCAATGCCGAACGGGGCGAGGCTGTGCGGCAACGGCTCGCCGCCCTCGGCGCCGAAGCCGTGTTCGTGCGCGCCGACCTTGCAAGGGTGGCCGACGCGCGCGCCGTGGTCGCCGCAGCCGATTCGCGCTTCGGCCGGGTCGATGTCCTGGTCAACGCTGCCGGCCTGACCGATCGCGGCACTATCCTCGACACCACTCAAGCGCGCTTCGACGAATTGTTCGACGTCAACGTGCGCGCGCCGTTCTTCCTGATGCAGGAGGCCGCGCGGATCATGCTGCGCGAAGGCATTGCCGGCTCGATCATCAACATCCAGTCCATGTCAGCCCATGGCGGGCAGCCCTTCCTCGCGGCCTACTCCAGCAGCAAGGGCGCGCTCGCCACGCTGACGCGTAACACAGCCCATGCGCTGATCCGCCACCGCATCCGCGTCAACGGCCTCAACATCGGCTGGATGAACACGCCTGGCGAGGAGCGCGTTATGCGCCAGTATCATGGCGCACAGGATGGCTGGCTCGAAAAGGCCGTGCAGGACAGGCCGTTCGGCCGCCTCATCGACCCGGCGGAGGTGGCTCGCACATGCGCCTGGCTCGCATCGGCGGAATCGGGCCTGATGACGGGCGCCAACATCGACCTTGACCAGACCGTGGTCGGCGTGGGCGCCGAGCCGCTGGAGCCCTGA
- the iolE gene encoding myo-inosose-2 dehydratase, whose translation MAIRIGANPIGWSNDDLQEVGGDTPLETCLAEAREAGFEGMELGHKFPREASALKAALAPFGMACVGGWHSVELLRRDAATEFALAAPHRALLRAMGADVFIVAETSNAIHGDRTTPLSRRPRLAPGEWSGFCARMTELADRLAEEGLRLCYHHHMGTIVQSRDDIAAFMDGCGPAVNLLLDTGHATWGGSDPAELARSYRPRISHFHAKDVREPIMAKARAGDWSFLDAILGKGDEHGVYTVPGDGMVDYVAVFRELAGYDGWVIVEAEQDPLKAHPLTYARKGVASLKRFLAQSGLST comes from the coding sequence ATGGCCATCCGCATCGGCGCCAACCCCATCGGCTGGTCCAATGACGATCTGCAGGAGGTGGGCGGCGACACGCCGCTGGAGACCTGCCTCGCCGAAGCGCGTGAGGCCGGGTTCGAAGGCATGGAGCTGGGCCACAAGTTCCCGCGCGAGGCCTCTGCGCTCAAGGCCGCTCTCGCGCCCTTCGGCATGGCCTGTGTCGGCGGCTGGCATTCGGTGGAGCTGCTGCGGCGCGACGCGGCCACGGAATTCGCGCTCGCCGCGCCCCACCGCGCTTTGCTCAGGGCGATGGGCGCCGATGTCTTCATCGTCGCCGAAACCTCCAACGCCATCCATGGCGACCGGACCACGCCGCTGTCGCGCCGCCCTCGGCTGGCTCCCGGCGAGTGGAGCGGCTTTTGCGCGCGCATGACCGAACTGGCAGACCGGCTTGCGGAGGAGGGGCTGCGCCTGTGCTACCATCACCACATGGGCACGATCGTCCAGAGCCGCGACGATATCGCGGCGTTCATGGACGGTTGCGGGCCGGCCGTGAACCTCCTGCTGGACACGGGCCACGCGACCTGGGGCGGCAGCGATCCGGCGGAGCTGGCGCGCAGCTATCGCCCGCGCATCAGCCATTTTCACGCCAAGGATGTGCGCGAACCGATCATGGCCAAGGCCCGTGCCGGAGACTGGAGCTTCCTCGACGCCATTCTGGGCAAGGGCGATGAGCATGGCGTCTATACCGTGCCGGGCGACGGCATGGTGGATTACGTCGCCGTATTCCGCGAATTGGCGGGTTATGATGGCTGGGTCATCGTCGAGGCCGAGCAGGACCCGCTCAAGGCCCATCCGCTGACCTATGCCCGGAAGGGCGTGGCGTCGCTCAAGCGTTTCCTCGCACAGTCAGGGTTGTCGACATGA
- a CDS encoding response regulator, translating to MPGPFLILAPRGRDAEVITRLLERADVSTRICADAAELDALLGADIQGMIATEEALANVDMDPVLEWCESQPPWSDLPVLVLATRQPARRPERVSQLIARLCNVMLLERPLKAETLLSAVRMALRARKRQYQARALLAEEERASADLRSLNETLEEHVRLRTRELEGARETLSVALESAEMGSWDIDLLGDVARVSEQHDRIFGLQSPSPDWSREAFLARVDNDDAALASQAFEDAVQSGVLDLECRIRRPDGSLRWIAAKGRVRCDDERRPTRMAGIVMDITERKRADEAMRQAQKMESIGQLTGGVAHDFNNLLAAILSNLDLVRKRVPDMRTAQLVDGAIKGAERGAVLTRRLLAFARRQDLKTERVNIPQLFAGIGELLSSSVGPGVRIESDLPPQLPDVSVDVNQLELALLNLAVNARDAMPQGGVLRISAQPVHVPPATRTHRKLPEDIKEGHYVCITVADTGEGMDEHTLKRAAEPFFTTKGVGKGTGLGLSMVQGLAMQSGGAMRIESFPGQGVKVHLWLPQADPMTEARPPDAPELLQPQAPDPLTILVVDDDALVAMGTVAMLEDLGHVVLEAHSGNEALKILDGNSTIDLIVTDHAMPGMTGAELARIVHGRWPGLSMILATGYAELPNVEDPRLPRLSKPFRQEDIAQLLDAIFYDKQS from the coding sequence ATGCCCGGACCGTTCCTCATTCTGGCGCCGCGGGGGCGAGATGCAGAGGTGATCACGCGGCTGCTTGAGCGGGCGGACGTGTCCACGCGGATCTGCGCGGATGCGGCAGAACTGGATGCCCTGCTCGGCGCTGACATTCAGGGCATGATCGCGACGGAAGAAGCGCTGGCGAATGTCGACATGGACCCGGTTCTGGAATGGTGCGAGAGCCAGCCGCCCTGGTCCGATCTGCCGGTGCTGGTCCTTGCGACCCGTCAGCCCGCGCGCCGGCCCGAACGCGTCTCGCAGCTCATCGCCCGCCTTTGCAATGTGATGCTGCTCGAGCGCCCGCTCAAGGCGGAGACGCTTCTGAGCGCGGTGCGGATGGCGCTGCGCGCCCGCAAGCGGCAATATCAGGCGCGCGCGCTGCTGGCAGAGGAAGAGCGCGCATCCGCTGATCTGCGCAGCCTGAATGAAACGCTCGAAGAACATGTGCGGCTGCGCACCCGCGAACTCGAAGGCGCACGCGAGACCCTGTCCGTCGCGCTTGAGTCGGCCGAGATGGGCTCCTGGGACATCGATCTTCTGGGCGATGTCGCCCGCGTCTCGGAGCAGCATGACAGGATCTTCGGCTTGCAATCGCCGAGCCCCGACTGGAGCCGGGAGGCGTTCCTCGCACGGGTCGACAATGATGATGCGGCGCTGGCGAGCCAGGCCTTCGAGGACGCGGTGCAGAGCGGCGTGCTTGATCTTGAATGCCGCATCCGTCGCCCTGACGGAAGCCTCCGATGGATCGCCGCGAAGGGCCGCGTGCGCTGCGATGACGAGAGACGGCCAACCCGCATGGCGGGCATCGTGATGGATATCACCGAACGCAAGCGCGCCGACGAGGCCATGCGTCAGGCGCAGAAAATGGAATCGATCGGCCAGCTCACCGGAGGCGTGGCCCATGACTTCAACAATCTTCTGGCCGCGATCCTGTCCAACCTCGATCTGGTCCGCAAGCGCGTGCCGGACATGCGTACCGCCCAGCTTGTCGACGGCGCGATCAAGGGCGCCGAGCGCGGCGCAGTGCTCACCCGGCGCTTGCTTGCCTTCGCGCGGCGGCAGGACCTGAAGACAGAGCGCGTCAACATTCCGCAGCTTTTCGCTGGCATCGGCGAGTTGCTGTCCAGCTCGGTGGGTCCGGGCGTGCGCATCGAAAGCGATCTTCCGCCGCAGCTGCCCGATGTCAGCGTCGACGTGAACCAGCTTGAACTGGCCTTGCTCAATCTGGCGGTCAACGCGCGCGATGCAATGCCCCAGGGCGGCGTGCTGCGCATTTCGGCCCAGCCTGTGCATGTGCCCCCCGCAACCAGGACCCACCGCAAGCTTCCCGAGGATATCAAGGAGGGACATTATGTCTGCATCACGGTCGCCGACACGGGCGAGGGCATGGACGAGCACACGCTCAAGCGCGCTGCCGAGCCCTTCTTCACCACCAAGGGCGTGGGCAAGGGCACCGGCCTCGGGCTCTCCATGGTTCAGGGGCTGGCCATGCAGTCGGGCGGCGCGATGCGGATCGAAAGCTTTCCTGGCCAGGGCGTCAAAGTCCATCTTTGGTTGCCCCAGGCTGACCCCATGACCGAAGCCAGGCCACCGGACGCGCCTGAGCTCCTGCAGCCGCAGGCGCCTGATCCACTGACCATTCTGGTCGTGGACGACGACGCGCTCGTGGCCATGGGCACGGTCGCGATGCTGGAGGATCTGGGCCACGTGGTCCTTGAGGCGCATTCGGGCAACGAGGCGCTCAAGATACTCGACGGCAACAGCACGATCGATCTGATCGTCACCGATCATGCCATGCCCGGCATGACCGGGGCGGAACTGGCCCGCATTGTCCATGGACGTTGGCCGGGCCTGTCGATGATTCTTGCCACGGGCTATGCCGAACTGCCCAACGTCGAGGACCCACGCCTGCCAAGGCTGTCCAAGCCCTTCCGGCAGGAGGACATTGCGCAGCTGCTGGACGCGATCTTCTACGATAAGCAATCCTGA
- the iolB gene encoding 5-deoxy-glucuronate isomerase, translating to MSKLLRRPLLASGLPVHSLTPENAGWTHVGFEVIDLSAGESLAREGKGRELCFVMVAGTVRAKVGGLDFGIIGGRGGPFQGDPSSLYAPPGLVVELVAESDCEVAICSAPAEGRLPPRLIPASEVGQETRGKGANTRHVRNILPDTSPHAENLLVVEVVTPGGNWSSYPPHKHDRDALPDESQLEESYYHRLLPAQGYAVQRVYTDDRSLDETILVQDRDLVLVPRGYHPVGAAHGYDLWYLNVMAGPRRIWRFHNDPAHKWIIAS from the coding sequence ATGAGCAAGTTGCTGCGCCGGCCACTTCTGGCTTCTGGCCTGCCTGTCCACAGCCTCACGCCCGAGAATGCCGGCTGGACCCATGTCGGGTTCGAGGTGATCGACCTCAGCGCGGGCGAAAGCCTTGCGCGCGAAGGCAAGGGCCGGGAGCTGTGCTTCGTCATGGTGGCGGGCACGGTGCGGGCAAAGGTGGGCGGACTGGATTTCGGCATCATCGGCGGCCGGGGCGGTCCCTTCCAGGGCGACCCCTCCTCGCTTTATGCGCCGCCCGGCCTTGTTGTCGAACTGGTGGCGGAAAGCGACTGCGAGGTGGCGATCTGTTCCGCGCCGGCCGAGGGGAGGCTTCCGCCGCGCCTGATCCCGGCCTCGGAAGTGGGCCAGGAGACGCGCGGCAAGGGCGCCAACACGCGCCATGTCCGCAACATCCTGCCCGACACATCGCCCCATGCAGAGAACCTGCTGGTGGTCGAGGTGGTGACGCCGGGCGGCAACTGGTCGAGCTACCCGCCCCACAAGCACGACCGTGACGCGCTTCCGGACGAGTCGCAGCTTGAGGAGAGCTATTACCACCGCCTCTTGCCCGCGCAGGGCTACGCCGTGCAGCGCGTCTACACCGATGACCGCTCGCTGGACGAGACCATCCTGGTCCAGGACCGCGACCTTGTGCTCGTGCCGCGCGGCTATCACCCGGTAGGCGCGGCGCATGGCTACGATCTGTGGTATCTCAATGTCATGGCCGGCCCGCGCCGCATCTGGCGCTTCCACAACGACCCCGCCCATAAGTGGATCATCGCATCCTGA
- a CDS encoding AAA family ATPase, whose translation MPQANSQLRDPDQCCSTGIPGLDKVLKGGLTAERLYLLEGTPGTGKTTLALQFLLAGIKKGEKGLYITLSETSDELRAAAATHGWSLDGLELFELVNEYGLDPDSEQSVLYPFEVELGETTREVMRRVDELQPKRVIFDSLSEMRLLAQNPLRYRRQILALKQFFTMRRCTVLMLDDRSSDPTDLQLHSIAHGVISLEQVPRDFGAERRRLRVIKMRGISYVGGHHDFSLDTGGITVFPRLVAAHHHADFQASLLSSGTAGLDAMLGGGFTTGTNTLLSGPSGVGKTTTAMSFVAAAMREGRKAAYFLFDEGIGTFLSRSRALGLGLDDHLASGQLLLVQVDPAELSPGEFAVRVQDMVEADGASVVVVDSLNAYLKAMPGDLFLLLLMHELLSYLNQKGVTTLLILGQHGLVGDIRSDVDLSYLSDAIVLFRFFEARGELRTAVSVIKSRTSAHDRSIREFDLSPKGLQVGEVLRDFDGLLSGLPSYHGAVRNPPAIAGGEAADGARGMPSVPGAE comes from the coding sequence CTGCCCCAAGCCAACTCTCAGCTTCGTGACCCCGACCAGTGCTGCTCAACCGGGATTCCAGGGCTGGACAAGGTCCTGAAGGGCGGGCTCACCGCCGAGCGGCTTTATCTGCTGGAAGGTACGCCGGGCACCGGCAAGACGACCCTGGCGCTGCAGTTCCTCCTTGCAGGCATCAAGAAGGGCGAGAAGGGGCTGTACATCACCTTGTCGGAAACCTCTGACGAGTTGCGTGCCGCTGCGGCCACTCATGGCTGGTCGCTGGACGGGCTTGAGCTGTTCGAACTCGTCAACGAGTACGGCCTCGATCCCGACAGCGAGCAATCGGTGCTGTATCCGTTCGAGGTGGAGCTTGGCGAGACGACCCGCGAAGTGATGCGTCGTGTGGACGAACTGCAACCGAAACGCGTCATCTTCGACAGCCTGTCCGAGATGCGCCTTCTGGCGCAGAATCCGCTGCGCTATCGCCGTCAGATCCTGGCCCTGAAGCAGTTTTTCACGATGCGCCGCTGCACGGTGCTGATGCTGGATGATCGCAGCTCCGATCCCACCGATCTCCAACTCCATTCCATCGCCCATGGCGTGATTTCACTGGAGCAGGTGCCCCGCGATTTCGGTGCCGAGCGCCGCCGCCTGCGCGTCATCAAGATGCGCGGCATCAGCTATGTGGGCGGTCATCACGACTTCAGCCTCGACACCGGCGGCATCACCGTTTTTCCAAGGCTTGTCGCTGCGCACCATCACGCGGACTTCCAGGCTTCGCTCCTGTCGAGCGGCACGGCGGGGCTGGACGCCATGCTCGGCGGAGGCTTCACAACGGGCACCAATACGTTGCTCAGCGGTCCCTCAGGCGTGGGCAAGACCACCACCGCCATGAGCTTCGTGGCGGCCGCGATGCGGGAAGGGCGCAAGGCGGCCTACTTCCTGTTCGACGAAGGCATCGGCACGTTCCTCAGCCGCAGCAGGGCGCTGGGCCTCGGGCTCGATGACCATTTGGCGAGCGGCCAGCTCCTGCTCGTCCAGGTCGATCCGGCCGAGCTTTCCCCGGGAGAGTTCGCTGTCAGGGTCCAGGATATGGTTGAGGCAGATGGCGCGAGCGTCGTCGTGGTCGACAGCCTCAATGCCTACCTCAAGGCCATGCCGGGCGATCTCTTCCTGCTGCTGCTGATGCATGAATTGCTGAGCTATCTCAACCAGAAGGGCGTCACGACGCTACTGATACTCGGCCAGCATGGTCTGGTGGGAGACATCCGTTCGGATGTCGATCTGAGCTATCTGAGCGACGCGATCGTGCTTTTCCGCTTCTTCGAGGCGCGCGGGGAGTTGCGCACCGCAGTCTCGGTCATCAAGAGCCGCACCAGCGCGCATGATCGCTCGATCCGCGAATTCGATCTGAGCCCGAAAGGTCTGCAGGTGGGCGAGGTGTTGCGCGATTTCGACGGGTTGCTGAGCGGCTTGCCGTCCTATCACGGCGCAGTCCGCAACCCGCCGGCCATCGCTGGGGGTGAGGCGGCCGATGGCGCGCGCGGCATGCCGTCCGTTCCGGGGGCGGAATGA
- the iolD gene encoding 3D-(3,5/4)-trihydroxycyclohexane-1,2-dione acylhydrolase (decyclizing), with translation MKTIRLTMAQALVRALAAQRTRIGGESQPLIAGVFAIFGHGNVAGLGEALHAARDRLPTFRAHNEQAMAHAAIAFAKASRRRRMMACTSSIGPGATNMVTAAAVAHVNRLPLLLLPGDVYASRRPDPVLQQIEDFGDGTISANDCFRPVSRYFDRLTRPEQVIPSLNRALQVLTDPAECGPVTLALCQDVQTEAFDFPLSFFEEKLWLPRRPEPDRMELEAALALIKSARKPLIMAGGGVLYSEAERRLLAFCETHRVPCAETQAGKSSLPAAHPLNLGAIGVTGTGAANAMAREADLVLAIGTRLQDFTTASWTLFENPAARIIGLNVAGFDAGKHRAQALVCDAQVGLERLAQGLEGWRAPAGWTGRAADRKASWLAEAQKAVAPRVAGPAPEMAAVLPSDAEVIGAVQRQSEPSDVIVCAAGGLPGELHKLWNAGAPGGYHMEYGFSCMGYEIAGGLGVKMADPARHVTVMVGDGSYLMMNSEIATSIMLGMNLTIVVLDNRGYGCINRLQVATGGASFNNLLRNTAHVELPIIDFAAHAASLGALSSKVSGIEKLEGALKKARKAKRTTVIVIDTDPLASTGAGGAWWDVAVPEVSERDQVRAARKRYETARKAQRLGD, from the coding sequence ATGAAGACAATCAGGCTCACCATGGCGCAGGCGCTCGTGCGGGCGCTGGCCGCCCAGCGCACCCGGATCGGCGGCGAGAGCCAGCCCCTGATCGCCGGCGTTTTCGCCATATTCGGCCACGGCAACGTCGCCGGTCTGGGCGAGGCCCTGCATGCGGCGCGGGACAGGCTGCCGACCTTCAGGGCGCATAACGAGCAGGCCATGGCCCATGCCGCCATCGCCTTCGCCAAGGCCTCGCGCCGACGCCGCATGATGGCCTGCACCTCCTCGATCGGCCCCGGCGCGACCAACATGGTCACGGCGGCCGCTGTCGCGCATGTCAACCGGCTGCCGCTGCTGCTCCTGCCAGGCGATGTCTATGCCAGCCGCAGGCCTGATCCCGTGCTTCAGCAAATCGAGGATTTCGGCGATGGCACGATCTCGGCGAATGACTGCTTTCGACCCGTCTCGCGCTATTTCGACCGGCTGACGCGGCCCGAACAGGTGATTCCATCTCTCAACCGCGCCTTGCAAGTGCTGACCGATCCTGCGGAATGCGGCCCGGTCACGCTGGCGCTGTGCCAGGATGTGCAGACCGAAGCCTTCGATTTTCCGTTGAGTTTCTTCGAGGAGAAGCTGTGGCTGCCACGCCGCCCCGAGCCCGACCGAATGGAGCTTGAAGCCGCGCTCGCGCTCATCAAGTCTGCCAGGAAGCCGCTGATCATGGCCGGCGGCGGCGTGCTCTACAGCGAGGCCGAACGGCGCCTGCTTGCCTTCTGCGAGACTCACCGCGTGCCTTGCGCCGAGACGCAGGCCGGCAAGTCGAGCCTGCCCGCCGCGCACCCGCTCAATCTCGGCGCCATCGGCGTGACCGGCACCGGCGCAGCCAATGCCATGGCGCGTGAGGCGGACCTTGTGCTTGCCATCGGCACGCGCCTTCAGGATTTCACCACGGCCTCATGGACCCTGTTTGAAAATCCCGCCGCGCGCATCATCGGGCTCAACGTGGCGGGCTTCGATGCAGGCAAGCATCGCGCCCAGGCGCTGGTGTGCGATGCGCAGGTGGGCCTTGAAAGGCTGGCGCAGGGGCTTGAGGGCTGGCGCGCCCCGGCCGGATGGACCGGCAGGGCCGCCGATCGCAAGGCGAGCTGGCTGGCGGAAGCGCAGAAGGCGGTGGCTCCGCGCGTCGCCGGGCCAGCGCCGGAGATGGCGGCAGTCTTGCCCAGCGATGCCGAGGTGATCGGGGCGGTCCAGCGACAGTCCGAGCCCAGCGACGTGATCGTCTGCGCCGCCGGCGGGCTGCCCGGCGAACTCCACAAGCTGTGGAATGCCGGGGCGCCGGGCGGCTATCACATGGAATACGGCTTCTCGTGCATGGGCTACGAGATCGCCGGCGGGCTCGGCGTCAAGATGGCGGACCCGGCTCGCCATGTCACTGTGATGGTGGGCGACGGCTCCTACCTGATGATGAATTCCGAGATCGCGACCTCGATCATGCTCGGCATGAACCTCACCATCGTCGTGCTCGATAATCGCGGCTATGGCTGCATCAACCGGCTGCAGGTCGCCACCGGCGGCGCCTCCTTCAACAATCTCCTGCGCAACACGGCCCACGTCGAGCTGCCGATCATCGATTTCGCGGCTCATGCCGCCTCGCTGGGCGCGCTGTCGAGCAAGGTTTCCGGCATCGAAAAGCTGGAGGGCGCGCTGAAAAAGGCACGCAAGGCCAAGCGCACCACGGTGATCGTCATCGACACCGATCCGCTGGCCTCGACCGGCGCCGGAGGCGCATGGTGGGATGTCGCCGTGCCGGAAGTGTCCGAGCGCGATCAGGTCAGGGCGGCGCGCAAGCGCTATGAAACGGCGCGCAAGGCGCAGCGACTGGGAGACTAG
- the iolC gene encoding 5-dehydro-2-deoxygluconokinase, with the protein MTDQPVLDVIAIGRSSVDLYGQQIGGRLEDMASFSKAVGGCPANIAIGTARLGLRSGLITRVGDEHMGRFIREQMQREGVATEGIRTDPARLTALVLLGVSDDRTFPLIFVRENCADAALDESDIDEGFVASAAAIVVTGTHFAQPNTAAAQRRAIAIARAHGRKVVFDVDYRPNLWGLAGHGAGEERYVRSETVTAHLQAIVPSCDLIMGTEEELHIAGGSEDTLAALRAVRALAPAALIVCKRGPMGCVAFPGAIPADIGDGVRGPGFPVEVYNVLGAGDAFMSGFLRGWLRGETLETTCAYANACGAFAVSRLLCSPESPTFAELEHFLAHGSPHRALRRDATLNHIHHATTRRPRPASLRLLSIDHGAADLEPVALQCGADPARIPAFKQLAVAACLAVAQGRDGFGMFLDSALGRQALFEAEAKGLWIARQFPHDRLDAFAENPVEWPASHVVKLIANGRPDARTSLDMRLPQIAQVMAVCLAGRRETMIEALAPEGGSAAAMLERLYAVGLKPDHWLLEAQADAPGWNSIGRVIARHDPRCRGVVVIARSVEAAAEMTLAARHPFVIGCVGGRAVFREALSGWLSGGLEDHGAVALMQGRFAQMVAAFDAGKLEASR; encoded by the coding sequence ATGACCGATCAACCCGTTCTCGATGTCATCGCCATCGGCCGCTCCTCCGTGGACCTTTATGGTCAGCAGATCGGAGGTCGCCTTGAAGACATGGCCAGCTTCTCGAAGGCCGTGGGCGGCTGCCCGGCCAACATCGCCATCGGCACGGCCCGGCTCGGCTTGCGTTCGGGGCTCATCACGCGGGTCGGTGACGAGCATATGGGCCGCTTCATCCGCGAGCAGATGCAGCGCGAGGGCGTGGCAACCGAGGGCATCCGCACCGATCCGGCGCGCCTGACTGCGCTTGTGCTGCTCGGCGTCAGCGACGACCGCACCTTCCCGCTGATCTTCGTGCGCGAGAACTGCGCCGACGCGGCGCTCGACGAGAGCGACATCGACGAAGGGTTCGTGGCCTCGGCCGCCGCGATCGTCGTCACCGGAACCCATTTCGCCCAACCGAACACGGCGGCAGCCCAGCGGCGCGCCATCGCCATCGCCCGGGCCCATGGCCGCAAGGTCGTGTTCGATGTCGACTATCGCCCCAATCTGTGGGGCCTGGCCGGTCACGGCGCGGGCGAGGAGCGTTACGTCCGCTCCGAGACGGTGACGGCGCATTTGCAGGCCATTGTGCCCTCCTGCGACCTGATCATGGGCACGGAGGAGGAACTGCACATCGCCGGTGGCTCGGAGGACACCCTCGCCGCGCTGCGCGCCGTCCGCGCGCTCGCGCCAGCGGCGCTGATCGTCTGCAAGCGCGGGCCCATGGGCTGCGTGGCCTTCCCCGGCGCTATTCCTGCCGACATCGGGGACGGCGTGCGCGGGCCCGGCTTTCCGGTCGAGGTCTACAACGTGCTTGGCGCGGGCGACGCCTTCATGTCGGGCTTCCTGAGGGGCTGGCTCCGCGGCGAAACGCTGGAAACCACCTGCGCCTATGCCAATGCCTGCGGCGCCTTCGCCGTGTCGCGCCTGTTGTGCTCGCCCGAGAGCCCGACCTTCGCTGAACTCGAGCATTTCCTCGCGCATGGCTCGCCCCACCGCGCGCTCCGGCGCGATGCCACGCTCAACCACATCCACCACGCGACGACGCGCCGGCCGCGCCCGGCCAGCCTGCGCCTGCTCTCGATTGATCATGGCGCGGCGGATCTGGAGCCTGTGGCGCTGCAATGCGGCGCCGACCCGGCCCGCATTCCGGCCTTCAAGCAACTGGCCGTCGCGGCCTGCCTCGCCGTGGCGCAGGGCCGCGACGGCTTCGGCATGTTCCTCGACAGCGCGCTCGGCCGGCAGGCCCTGTTCGAGGCCGAGGCGAAAGGGCTGTGGATTGCCCGGCAGTTTCCCCATGACCGGCTCGATGCCTTCGCAGAGAACCCGGTCGAGTGGCCCGCCAGCCATGTCGTGAAGCTGATCGCCAATGGCCGCCCGGATGCGCGCACCTCGCTGGATATGCGCCTGCCGCAGATCGCGCAGGTGATGGCCGTGTGCCTGGCCGGCCGGCGCGAAACCATGATCGAGGCGCTCGCGCCCGAAGGCGGGAGCGCCGCCGCCATGCTGGAGCGGCTTTATGCGGTGGGCCTCAAGCCGGACCACTGGCTTCTGGAGGCGCAAGCCGATGCCCCCGGCTGGAATTCCATCGGGCGCGTGATCGCCCGGCATGATCCCCGTTGCCGCGGCGTCGTGGTCATCGCCCGCTCGGTCGAGGCGGCGGCTGAGATGACGCTGGCGGCCCGCCATCCTTTCGTGATCGGCTGTGTCGGCGGCCGGGCCGTTTTCCGCGAGGCGCTGTCGGGCTGGCTGTCGGGCGGCCTCGAAGATCACGGCGCGGTCGCGCTCATGCAGGGCCGCTTCGCGCAGATGGTCGCCGCCTTCGACGCGGGCAAGCTGGAGGCATCGCGCTGA